A region from the Lolium perenne isolate Kyuss_39 chromosome 4, Kyuss_2.0, whole genome shotgun sequence genome encodes:
- the LOC127295794 gene encoding INCREASED PETAL GROWTH ANISOTROPY 1-like protein 1, protein MMREGDACVALLRSKFHGLIERNHTLEEENKQLRHEVSHLKGQVSSLEGQHTDRKMMWKRLENFATSNNYMERQFVHNNDDAKEAMDLNNSASYSRQRLFRTPVVKSRAPRVPNPPPSPTCIQPIMKVNKEGSMAPPPPPPPPPLPSKLLKSTKAVQRVPEVVEWYRLLVKREGKNDGKSGSTGIPVATNSRDMIGEIENRSAYVIAIKSDVENQGDFINFLAREVQHAAYKDIADVEEFVKWLDGELSYLVDERAVLKHFPNWPEKKADAMREAAFTYRDLKNLETEASSFHDDRRVATPMAFKRMQDLQDKIEQGIHNTEKIRDNASARYKDLMIPWDWMLDSGIIRQLKAASLKLAKEYMNRIMNALKSDPFANDEELILRGVRFSFRIHQVAGGFDEGCRKAFQELKTYANKSE, encoded by the exons ATGATGAGGGAGGGAGATGCATGCGTTGCGCTTCTGAGAAGCAAATTCCATGGCCTGATCGAGAGGAACCACACTCTGGAAGAGGAGAACAAGCAATTGAGACATGAAGTCAGCCATCTAAAAGGCCAGGTCTCCTCACTTGAAGGGCAGCATACTGATAGAAAGATGATGTGGAAGAGGCTGGAGAATTTTGCCACCAGCAACAACTACATGGAAAGGCAGTTTGTTCACAACAATGATGATGCGAAGGAAGCTATGGATCTCAACAACTCGGCATCTTACAGCAGGCAGAGACTCTTTAGGACACCAGTAGTGAAATCAAGAGCACCAAGGGTTCCAAATCCACCACCAAGTCCGACGTGCATCCAACCGATCATGAAGGTAAATaaggaaggatccatggctcctcctcctcctccaccgccacctcccctACCTTCGAAATTACTGAAGAGCACTAAGGCAGTGCAAAGGGTGCCAGAGGTAGTCGAGTGGTACCGGTTGTTAGTAAAAAGGGAAGGCAAAAATGATGGGAAGTCAGGATCTACGGGAATTCCAGTAGCCACTAACAGCCGAGACATGATCGGGGAGATAGAGAACAGATCAGCCTATGTTATAGCT ATCAAATCAGATGTAGAAAATCAGGGTGACTTCATTAACTTCCTGGCAAGGGAAGTTCAGCATGCAGCATACAAGGATATAGCCGATGTTGAAGAGTTTGTGAAGTGGCTTGATGGGGAATTATCATACCTGGTTGACGAAAGGGCAGTGCTCAAGCACTTCCCTAACTGGCCAGAGAAGAAAGCAGATGCCATGAGAGAAGCAGCATTCACTTATCGAGATCTGAAGAATCTGGAAACAGAAGCATCATCATTCCACGATGACAGGAGAGTGGCTACACCAATGGCTTTCAAGCGCATGCAAGATCTACAGGATAA AATTGAACAAGGCATTCACAATACCGAAAAAATAAGGGATAATGCAAGTGCAAGATACAAGGATCTTATGATCCCATGGGATTGGATGCTTGACTCCGGAATCATACGCCAA CTAAAGGCCGCTTCATTGAAGCTTGCAAAAGAATACATGAACCGCATTATGAACGCACTGAAGTCAGATCCATTTGCAAATGACGAGGAACTGATTCTGCGGGGTGTCCGCTTTTCCTTCAGAATACATCAG GTTGCGGGTGGCTTTGATGAAGGTTGCAGGAAAGCATTTCAAGAACTGAAGACATATGCAAACAAGTCAGAGTGA